In the Acidovorax sp. A79 genome, one interval contains:
- a CDS encoding amidase codes for MHPQTSTPPGGIVARTAVGLSHAIHAREVSCVEVLDAYLAQIDRLNPVVNAVVALADRDALHTLAAERDAQLARGESLGPLHGFPQAPKDIMPAAGMVTTRGSPIFAGQVSATDAVVFERMRASGALFVGRTNSPEFGLGGHTYNPVYGTTRNAFDPAVSAGGSSGGAAVAVALHMLPVADGSDMMGSLRTPAAFNNVYGLRTSFGLVPHGPTEEVFFQQFSVAGPMARNIPDLALLLSVQAGFDARLPLTRRHEDVALLGQPLERGFHGARIGWLGDLGGHLPTEPGVLATCEQALAHFRTVGCTVESVVPAFDMEQLWNAWIDLRSFSVAGANAGLYRNPATHSLLKPEAVWEIERGMRLTALQVYDAARVRSAWYQMLRGLFEQFDFLVLPAAQVFPFNAGLDWPHDVAGRTMDTYHRWMETVVPATMAGLPALAVPAGFGPGGLPAGLQIIGPAQADAAVLQIGHAYDRASGYARVASPLLG; via the coding sequence TTGCACCCCCAGACCAGCACCCCGCCCGGCGGCATCGTGGCCCGCACGGCCGTGGGCCTGTCACACGCCATCCATGCCCGCGAGGTGTCGTGCGTCGAGGTGCTCGATGCCTACCTGGCCCAGATCGACCGGCTGAACCCGGTGGTCAATGCCGTGGTGGCCCTGGCCGACCGCGATGCGCTGCACACCCTGGCTGCCGAGCGCGATGCGCAACTGGCGCGCGGCGAGAGCCTGGGGCCGCTGCACGGCTTTCCGCAGGCGCCCAAGGACATCATGCCCGCCGCCGGCATGGTCACCACACGCGGTTCGCCCATCTTCGCGGGCCAGGTCTCTGCCACCGACGCCGTGGTGTTCGAGCGCATGCGTGCCAGCGGCGCGCTCTTCGTGGGCCGAACCAACTCGCCCGAGTTCGGCCTGGGCGGGCACACCTACAACCCGGTGTATGGCACCACGCGCAATGCCTTCGACCCGGCCGTGTCGGCGGGCGGCAGCAGCGGCGGGGCGGCGGTGGCCGTGGCGCTGCACATGCTGCCGGTGGCCGACGGCTCGGACATGATGGGATCACTGCGCACGCCGGCGGCGTTCAACAACGTGTACGGGCTGCGCACCTCGTTCGGCCTGGTGCCGCACGGCCCGACGGAGGAGGTGTTCTTCCAGCAGTTCAGCGTGGCGGGCCCCATGGCGCGCAACATCCCGGACCTGGCGCTGCTGCTGTCGGTGCAGGCGGGCTTCGATGCGCGGCTGCCGCTCACCCGCCGGCACGAGGACGTGGCCTTGCTGGGCCAGCCGCTGGAGCGTGGCTTCCACGGCGCGCGCATCGGCTGGCTGGGCGACCTGGGCGGGCACCTGCCCACCGAGCCCGGCGTGCTGGCCACCTGCGAGCAGGCGCTGGCGCACTTCCGCACGGTGGGCTGCACGGTGGAATCCGTGGTGCCCGCGTTCGACATGGAGCAGCTGTGGAACGCCTGGATCGACCTGCGCAGCTTCAGCGTGGCGGGTGCCAACGCAGGCCTGTACCGCAACCCCGCCACGCACTCGCTGCTCAAGCCTGAGGCGGTGTGGGAGATCGAGCGCGGCATGCGCCTCACGGCGCTGCAGGTGTACGACGCGGCCCGCGTACGCAGTGCCTGGTATCAGATGCTGCGCGGCCTGTTCGAGCAATTCGATTTTCTGGTGCTGCCCGCCGCGCAGGTTTTTCCGTTCAACGCCGGGCTGGACTGGCCGCACGATGTGGCAGGCCGCACCATGGACACCTACCACCGCTGGATGGAAACCGTGGTGCCCGCCACCATGGCCGGCCTGCCTGCACTGGCAGTACCCGCCGGCTTCGGGCCTGGTGGACTGCCTGCCGGGCTGCAGATCATCGGCCCGGCGCAGGCCGATGCCGCCGTGCTGCAGATAGGGCACGCATACGACCGGGCCAGTGGCTACGCCCGTGTGGCGAGCCCCTTGCTGGGTTGA